In Pyrus communis chromosome 8, drPyrComm1.1, whole genome shotgun sequence, one genomic interval encodes:
- the LOC137741480 gene encoding uncharacterized protein isoform X2 — protein sequence MGNGNQNQKEDPNRLRVEFPNGAIASGTPTMLGRLINRVAETNPKEVGKTGSSASKGLWNSIPSTSGGSTKIKATSATSKENTDGMVNQIQRGAINMAQNVQKGAVEMAQNAPKKAVEMAQNAPKKASELKEKLRRKFFPKPWEKPEYQALYFARQNVPKKDAPRIDPEVFIGKKKW from the exons ATGGGAAAC GGAAATCAGAACCAGAAGGAGGACCCGAACAGGTTGCGTGTGGAGTTCCCAAACGGCGCAATTGCCTCAGGCACCCCTACCATGCTTGGCAGACTCATTAATCGTGTTGCAG AGACCAACCCAAAGGAGGTAGGAAAAACAGGTTCCTCCGCCAGCAAAGGATTGTGGAATTCTATACCGAGCACCTCAGGTGGTTCGACCAAAATAAAAGCCACTTCAG CAACGAGCAAAGAAAACACTGACGGGATGGTTAACCAGATTCAAAGGGGAGCAATTAATATGGCGCAAAATGTTCAGAAGGGAGCTGTTGAGATGGCACAAAATGCTCCAAAGAAAGCTGTTGAGATGGCgcaaaatgctccaaaaaaaGCTTctgaactaaaagaaaaacttcgAAGGAAGTTCTTTCCAAAACCATGGGAGAAACCTGAATATCAGGCATTGTACTTCGCTAGACAAA ATGTCCCGAAGAAAGATGCCCCACGTATTGATCCTGAAGTCTtcatcggaaaaaaaaaatggtga
- the LOC137743359 gene encoding uncharacterized protein translates to MTVVKRYVLRMFISLKYITANVVDRNNGRIVVSASTVEHSIKGSLECGRSCNAKAAAVVGEVLARRLKVEGLDEGQGRGIHANVNNEVEKKGFRNRTKIWAIVNALKNNGVKLVLDDNDENTSRSS, encoded by the coding sequence ATGACGGTTGTGAAGCGGTATGTGCTACGAATGTTCATATCATTGAAGTACATTACAGCAAACGTAGTGGACAGAAATAATGGCAGGATTGTTGTATCAGCATCTACAGTTGAACATTCAATCAAGGGCTCACTCGAATGTGGAAGGTCTTGCAACGCAAAGGCAGCGGCAGTTGTTGGAGAGGTGTTGGCTAGGAGACTCAAGGTGGAAGGTCTTGATGAGGGACAGGGACGAGGGATTCACGCCAATGTAAATAACGAAGTCGAGAAGAAGGGTTTCAGGAACCGCACCAAGATTTGGGCTATTGTCAATGCTCTTAAGAACAACGGAGTCAAACTCGTTCTTGATGATAACGATGAAAACACTTCTCGGTCGAGTTAG
- the LOC137741910 gene encoding heavy metal-associated isoprenylated plant protein 3-like — protein sequence MAKKKNGGGGGNTASNDGGEKKKGDGGEKKKGDGGEKKEETPITVILKIDMHCEGCATKIVKCVKSFAEVETVKSESQANKLTVVGKVDPITLRDKLAAKTNKKVDLISPQPKKDNKDDGDSGDAKKKPPEKSNDDKKTKEPPVTTAVLKLNLHCQGCVQKIHRIVTKTKGFTEMSIDKEKDLLMVKGSMDMKVLAETLKEKLRRSVDIVPPKKEKEKGDNNGGGGDKKKKEGEEGKEGGKLEGNRMDFPPGPTGYGQQIPYVIPYGPGYGAPGYGAPGYPIPPPPMYIGNPPEMFSDENPNACSIM from the exons ATGGCCAAG AAGAAGaacggcggcggcggcggtaaCACCGCCAGCAACGACGGGGGTGAGAAGAAGAAGGGCGACGGGGGTGAGAAGAAGAAGGGCGACGGAGGTGAGAAGAAGGAGGAAACCCCCATCACTGTCATCCTGAAGATTGACATGCACTGTGAGGGCTGCGCTACCAAGATTGTCAAATGCGTCAAAAGTTTTGCAG AGGTGGAGACAGTGAAGTCAGAAAGCCAGGCGAACAAGCTGACGGTGGTCGGGAAAGTGGACCCCATCACTCTCCGGGACAAACTCGCCGCCAAGACCAATAAGAAGGTCGACCTCATCTCCCCCCAGCCCAAAAAGGACAACAAAGACGATGGCGACAGCGGCGACGCCAAGAAAAAGCCGCCGGAGAAATCCAACGACGACAAAAAAACCAAAGAG CCTCCGGTGACGACAGCGGTTCTGAAGCTGAACCTCCACTGCCAGGGATGCGTCCAGAAGATCCACAGGATCGTCACCAAGACGAAAG GGTTCACCGAGATGAGCATCGACAAGGAGAAGGATCTGCTGATGGTGAAGGGCTCGATGGACATGAAGGTTCTGGCAGAGACCTTGAAGGAGAAGCTGAGGAGGTCCGTCGACATTGTCCCGCcgaagaaagagaaggagaagggcGACAATAACGGCGGAGGCGGGgataagaagaaaaaggaaggggAGGAGGGAAAGGAGGGTGGGAAACTTGAGGGGAACAGGATGGATTTTCCTCCGGGTCCGACCGGGTACGGGCAGCAGATTCCATACGTGATCCCATACGGTCCTGGATACGGAGCACCCGGATACGGAGCACCCGGATACCCGATTCCGCCTCCACCAATGTACATTGGCAACCCGCCGGAGATGTTCAGCGACGAGAACCCTAATGCCTGCTCAATTATGTGA
- the LOC137741480 gene encoding uncharacterized protein isoform X1 translates to MGNGNQNQKEDPNRLRVEFPNGAIASGTPTMLGRLINRVAETNPKEVGKTGSSASKGLWNSIPSTSGGSTKIKATSAATSKENTDGMVNQIQRGAINMAQNVQKGAVEMAQNAPKKAVEMAQNAPKKASELKEKLRRKFFPKPWEKPEYQALYFARQNVPKKDAPRIDPEVFIGKKKW, encoded by the exons ATGGGAAAC GGAAATCAGAACCAGAAGGAGGACCCGAACAGGTTGCGTGTGGAGTTCCCAAACGGCGCAATTGCCTCAGGCACCCCTACCATGCTTGGCAGACTCATTAATCGTGTTGCAG AGACCAACCCAAAGGAGGTAGGAAAAACAGGTTCCTCCGCCAGCAAAGGATTGTGGAATTCTATACCGAGCACCTCAGGTGGTTCGACCAAAATAAAAGCCACTTCAG CAGCAACGAGCAAAGAAAACACTGACGGGATGGTTAACCAGATTCAAAGGGGAGCAATTAATATGGCGCAAAATGTTCAGAAGGGAGCTGTTGAGATGGCACAAAATGCTCCAAAGAAAGCTGTTGAGATGGCgcaaaatgctccaaaaaaaGCTTctgaactaaaagaaaaacttcgAAGGAAGTTCTTTCCAAAACCATGGGAGAAACCTGAATATCAGGCATTGTACTTCGCTAGACAAA ATGTCCCGAAGAAAGATGCCCCACGTATTGATCCTGAAGTCTtcatcggaaaaaaaaaatggtga
- the LOC137741700 gene encoding ABC transporter F family member 1, whose product MVSDASKKKAAQKKAAAAAKRGGKAAAAAASSKAAAADNGADKLANGVGSMHISDRNCTGVLCSHPLSRDIRIESLSVTFHGHDLIVDSELELNYGRRYGLLGLNGCGKSTLLTAIGLRELPIPDHMDIYHLSREIEASDMSSLEAVISCDEERIKLEKEVEELVAQDDGGGEQLERIYERLEALDAATAEKRAAEILYGLGFDKQMQAKKTRDFSGGWRMRIALARALFINPTILLLDEPTNHLDLEACVWLEEMLKNFERILVVISHSQDFLNGVCTNIIHMQNKKLKIYTGNYDQYVQTRSELEENQMKQYKWEQEQIANMKEYIARFGHGSAKLARQAQSKEKTLAKMERGGLTEKVARDKVLIFRFVDVGKLPPPVLQFVEVSFGYTPDNLIYKNIDFGVDLDSRIALVGPNGAGKSTLLKLMTGELFPSDGMVRRHNHLRIAQFHQHLAEKLDMELSALAYMIKEYPGNEEEKMRAAIGKFGLSGKAQVMPMKNLSDGQRSRVIFAWLAFRQPQLLLLDEPTNHLDIETIDSLAEALNEWDGGLVLVSHDFRLINQVAQEIWVCENQAVTKWNGDIMDFKQHLKIKAGLAD is encoded by the exons ATGGTGTCGGACGCGAGCAAGAAGAAGGCGGCGCAGAAgaaggcggcggcggcggccaaGAGAGGTGGGAAGGCGGCGGCGGCAGCTGCTTCGTCAAAGGCGGCTGCGGCCGACAACGGAGCCGATAAGCTGGCCAATGGAGTCGGGTCCATGCATATCTCGGATCGGAACTGCACCGGCGTGCTCTGCTCGCATCCACTTTCTAGAGATATCCGC ATTGAGTCTCTGTCAGTTACCTTCCATGGGCATGATCTGATAGTTGATTCTGAACTGGAGCTTAATTACGGAAG ACGCTATGGTTTGCTTGGGTTGAATGGGTGTGGTAAATCCACCCTTCTAACTGCCATAGGGCTCCGAGAGCTTCCAATTCCGGATCACATGGATATCTATCATCTCAGCAGGGAAATTGAAGCTTCAGACATGTCTTCACTTGAGGCTGTCATTAGCTGCGATGAGGAGAGGATAAAGTTGGAGAAAGAAGTTGAAGAACTGGTAGCTCAG GATGATGGTGGTGGAGAGCAGCTTGAACGCATTTATGAGCGCCTTGAAGCATTGGATGCAGCAACTGCTGAGAAGCGTGCTGCTGAAATTCTTTATGGTCTTGGGTTTGACAAGCAGATGCAAGCGAAGAAAACTCGGGATTTTTCTGGTGGGTGGAGAATGAGGATTGCACTTGCACGTGCTCTTTTTATAAACCCAACCATCTTGTTGCTTGATGAGCCCACCAATCATCTTG ATCTAGAAGCTTGTGTGTGGTTGGAGGAGATGTTGAAGAATTTTGAGCGAATCCTGGTTGTTATTTCACACTCCCAGGACTTCTTGAATGGTGTCTGCACAAACATCATCCACATGCAGAACAAGAAATTGAAGATTTACACTGGAAACTATGATCAGTATGTTCAGACCCGTTCTGAACTGGAGGAGAACCAGATGAAGCAGTATAAGTGGGAGCAGGAACAGATTGCTAACATGAAGGAATATATTGCTCGGTTTGGGCATGGTTCAGCAAAACTTGCTCGCCAGGCGCAGAGCAAAGAGAAAACCCTAGCAAAAATGGAGCGCGGTGGGCTTACAGAGAAGGTGGCAAGAGACAAGGTTCTGATCTTCCGTTTTGTCGACGTGGGAAAGCTGCCGCCACCAGTTCTTCAGTTTGTTGAAGTCTCATTTGGTTACACTCCTGATAATCTGATCTACAAGAACATCGACTTTGGTGTTGATCTGGATTCGCGTATAGCTCTGGTTGGGCCAAATGGAGCTGGAAAGAGTACTCTCTTGAAGCTGATGACGGGGGAGTTGTTTCCTTCTGATGGCATGGTCCGGCGGCACAATCACCTTAGAATTGCCCAGTTCCATCAGCACTTGGCTGAGAAGCTTGATATGGAACTGTCTGCCCTAGCGTATATGATCAAAGAGTACCCAGgaaacgaggaagagaagatgaGGGCTGCAATCGGTAAGTTTGGCCTCTCGGGCAAGGCACAAGTAATGCCAATGAAGAATTTATCTGATGGACAGAGGAGCCGTGTGATCTTTGCTTGGTTGGCGTTTAGGCAGCCCCAGTTACTGTTACTGGATGAGCCAACAAATCATTTGGATATCGAGACAATCGACTCGCTGGCGGAGGCATTGAATGAGTGGGATGGGGGTCTGGTTCTTGTTAGCCACGATTTCAGGCTCATAAACCAGGTAGCTCAGGAGATATGGGTGTGCGAAAATCAAGCCGTGACCAAGTGGAATGGCGATATCATGGACTTCAAGCAGCACCTGAAGATAAAAGCTGGTTTAGCCGATTGA